One segment of Panicum virgatum strain AP13 chromosome 3K, P.virgatum_v5, whole genome shotgun sequence DNA contains the following:
- the LOC120699368 gene encoding uncharacterized protein LOC120699368 encodes MPTLRRRNPEVHVKALEGIVSANTFTVAVFIGITGTITPSATIPPACVAGDDIARNFFLFKILSFGFYLFSSLVAQGVKLAVTLLAADEFYGDGEQKPPPSGDCEEMPAWRATGPRERRRAVLRFAQPMMLLAAGCPFMGTFFLLLSIVDAIQLKFGLVPCGILLAVGATFALSGLVVGGLLFYGSTVAYALTHYLP; translated from the coding sequence atgCCGACGCTGCGGCGGCGCAACCCGGAAGTGCACGTGAAGGCGCTGGAGGGCATCGTGTCGGCCAACACCTTCACGGTGGCCGTTTTCATCGGCATCACGGGCACCATCACGCCCTCCGCAACCATCCCGCCCGCgtgcgtcgccggcgacgacatCGCGCGcaacttcttcctcttcaaGATCCTCTCCTTCGGCTTCTACCTCTTCTCCAGCCTCGTCGCGCAGGGGGTGAAGCTCGCCGTCACGCTCCTGGCCGCCGACGAGTtctacggcgacggcgagcagaaGCCCCCGCCGTCCGGCGACTGCGAGGAGATGCCGGCGTGGCGCGCCACGGGGCCGCGGGAGCGGCGCCGCGCCGTGCTCAGGTTCGCGCAGCCGATGATGCTGCTGGCGGCAGGGTGCCCCTTCATGGGCACCTTCTTCCTGCTGCTCTCCATCGTGGACGCCATCCAGCTCAAGTTCGGCCTCGTCCCCTGCGGCATcctgctcgccgtcggcgcCACCTTCGCGCTCTCGGGGCTCGTCGTCGGAGGGCTGCTCTTCTACGGATCCACCGTCGCCTACGCCCTCACGCACTACCTGCCCTGA